A section of the Methanocaldococcus sp. FS406-22 genome encodes:
- the pth2 gene encoding aminoacyl-tRNA hydrolase — protein sequence MKMVIVIRNDLGMGKGKMVAQGGHAVIEAFLEAKKKNPKVVEEWLREGQKKVVVKVNSEQELIDIYNKARSEGLPCSIIRDAGHTQLEPGTLTAVAIGPERDEKIDKITGHLKLL from the coding sequence ATGAAGATGGTTATAGTCATAAGGAACGATTTAGGTATGGGAAAGGGAAAGATGGTAGCTCAAGGAGGGCATGCAGTAATAGAAGCATTTTTAGAGGCAAAGAAGAAAAATCCAAAGGTAGTTGAAGAGTGGTTAAGAGAAGGGCAGAAGAAAGTGGTGGTTAAAGTAAATTCTGAGCAAGAGTTGATAGATATTTACAACAAGGCAAGAAGTGAGGGATTGCCATGCTCAATAATTAGGGATGCTGGACATACACAATTAGAGCCAGGGACTTTGACAGCTGTTGCTATAGGGCCAGAAAGAGATGAAAAGATAGATAAGATTACTGGACATTTAAAGCTTTTATAA
- a CDS encoding FAD-dependent oxidoreductase, protein MDYDVIIVGAGPAGLFAAYELAEKSKLKILIIEKGKDIEDRKCPMLKTGKCLKCPTCNIMYGVGGAGGLSDGTLNLRPDIGGNLAELVNDENYAWQLVYEVDKIFLRFGAPREVYKGDEEEVKKLEKKAAQVGIKFIPIIQRHIGSDNTPRVIKNIKQHLENDILSALKGGVSLGEQRV, encoded by the coding sequence ATGGATTATGATGTAATCATTGTGGGGGCAGGGCCTGCTGGACTATTTGCAGCCTATGAGTTGGCAGAAAAATCTAAATTAAAAATTTTAATCATTGAAAAGGGAAAGGATATAGAGGATAGAAAATGTCCAATGTTAAAAACTGGAAAATGTTTAAAATGCCCTACTTGTAATATCATGTATGGAGTTGGGGGAGCTGGAGGGCTAAGTGATGGGACTCTCAACTTAAGGCCAGATATTGGGGGGAATTTAGCTGAACTTGTTAATGATGAAAACTATGCCTGGCAGTTAGTTTATGAGGTAGATAAAATATTTTTAAGGTTTGGTGCTCCAAGAGAGGTTTATAAAGGAGATGAGGAAGAAGTTAAAAAGCTTGAAAAAAAGGCTGCCCAAGTTGGTATAAAGTTTATTCCAATAATTCAAAGGCATATAGGTTCTGACAATACACCAAGGGTTATTAAAAATATAAAACAACACTTAGAAAATGACATACTCTCCGCCCTAAAGGGCGGAGTTTCTTTAGGAGAGCAGAGGGTTTAA
- the mfnA gene encoding tyrosine decarboxylase MfnA, which translates to MQEKGVSEREIFEELRKYRDLDLKYEDGKIFGSMCSNVLPITRKIVDMFLETNLGDPGLFKGTKLLEEKAIALLGEMLNNKDAYGHIVSGGTEANLMALRCIKNIWREKRKKGLSKNEHPKIIVPITAHFSFEKGREMMDLDYIYAPIKKDYTIDEKFVKDAVEDYDIDGIIGIAGTTELGTIDNIEELSRIAKEYDIYIHVDAAFGGFVIPFLDDKYKKKEVNYNFDFSLGVDSITIDPHKMGHCPIPSGGILFKNIDYKKYLEVDAPYLTETKQATILGTRVGFGGACTYAVLRYLGREGQKKIVSECMENTLYLYKKLKENGFKPVIEPILNIVAIEDENYKEVCKKLRDKGIYVSVCNCVEALRIVVMPHIRKEHIDNFIEILKTIKKD; encoded by the coding sequence ATGCAAGAAAAAGGAGTTAGTGAGAGAGAGATTTTTGAGGAGTTGAGAAAATATAGAGATTTAGATTTAAAGTATGAAGATGGAAAGATTTTTGGTTCAATGTGCTCAAATGTTCTCCCAATAACCAGAAAAATTGTGGATATGTTCTTAGAAACAAACTTGGGAGACCCAGGGTTGTTTAAAGGAACTAAATTATTGGAAGAGAAAGCTATAGCTTTATTAGGGGAGATGCTAAACAACAAAGATGCTTATGGGCATATTGTTAGTGGAGGAACTGAAGCAAACTTGATGGCTTTAAGATGCATAAAAAATATATGGAGAGAGAAAAGAAAAAAAGGATTATCAAAAAATGAGCATCCAAAGATTATTGTCCCAATAACTGCCCACTTTTCATTTGAAAAAGGAAGAGAGATGATGGATTTAGACTATATCTATGCCCCAATTAAAAAAGATTACACAATAGACGAAAAGTTCGTTAAAGATGCTGTAGAGGATTATGATATAGATGGTATTATTGGAATTGCTGGAACAACAGAGCTTGGGACTATTGATAATATAGAGGAGCTAAGTAGGATAGCAAAAGAATATGACATTTACATCCATGTAGATGCAGCATTTGGCGGTTTTGTAATCCCATTTTTAGATGATAAATACAAGAAAAAGGAGGTTAATTATAACTTTGACTTCTCTTTAGGAGTTGATTCTATAACCATAGACCCTCATAAAATGGGACATTGTCCAATACCAAGTGGAGGAATTTTGTTTAAAAATATAGACTATAAAAAATACTTAGAAGTAGATGCCCCCTACCTAACAGAAACAAAACAGGCGACAATCTTAGGGACAAGAGTTGGATTTGGAGGAGCTTGTACTTATGCAGTTTTAAGATATTTAGGTAGAGAAGGGCAGAAGAAGATTGTTAGTGAATGTATGGAAAACACCCTCTATTTATATAAAAAATTAAAAGAGAATGGGTTTAAGCCAGTTATTGAGCCTATATTAAATATTGTTGCAATTGAAGATGAGAATTATAAAGAAGTCTGCAAAAAACTTAGAGATAAAGGCATTTATGTTTCAGTTTGCAATTGCGTTGAGGCTTTGAGAATAGTTGTAATGCCACATATTAGGAAGGAGCATATAGATAATTTCATTGAAATATTGAAGACTATTAAGAAAGATTAA
- a CDS encoding 50S ribosomal protein L31e — protein MMEERIYTIPLRDVINKSVRTKRAPRAIKKIKQFLKRHMKADIVKIDNELNEKIWERGIQKPPARVRVKAVKEGNVVIATLAE, from the coding sequence ATGATGGAAGAAAGAATATACACAATCCCATTGAGAGACGTTATAAACAAATCAGTTAGAACAAAGAGAGCTCCAAGAGCTATAAAGAAGATAAAACAGTTTTTAAAGAGACACATGAAGGCAGATATTGTTAAGATAGACAATGAATTAAACGAAAAGATTTGGGAGAGAGGAATTCAAAAACCACCAGCAAGAGTTAGAGTTAAGGCAGTTAAAGAAGGTAATGTTGTTATAGCTACACTTGCAGAATAA
- a CDS encoding translation initiation factor IF-6, with protein MIIRKYFSGIPTIGVLALTTEDLTLLPIFLDKNDVNEVSEVLETKCLQTNIGGSSLVGSLSAANKYGLLLPKIVEDEELTQIKNFLRENDLDLNVEIIKSKNTALGNLILTNDKGALISIELKDFKKDIEDILNVEVEIGTIAELPTVGSNAVVTNKGCLTHPLVEDDELEFLKSLFKVEYIGKGTANKGTTSVGACIIANSKGAIVGGDTTGPELLMIEDALGLI; from the coding sequence ATGATTATCAGAAAATACTTTTCAGGAATTCCCACAATTGGTGTATTAGCACTGACAACTGAAGACCTTACTTTATTACCAATTTTTCTTGACAAAAATGATGTTAATGAAGTATCTGAGGTTTTAGAAACAAAATGCCTCCAGACCAATATTGGAGGCAGTTCGTTAGTTGGCTCTTTATCAGCAGCAAATAAGTATGGGCTATTATTACCAAAAATAGTTGAAGATGAGGAATTAACTCAAATAAAAAACTTTTTAAGGGAGAATGACTTAGATTTAAATGTTGAGATTATAAAATCAAAAAACACGGCTTTGGGTAACTTAATATTAACAAATGATAAAGGAGCTTTGATATCTATAGAGTTAAAGGACTTTAAGAAAGATATTGAAGATATTTTAAATGTTGAGGTTGAAATTGGCACCATTGCTGAGCTCCCTACTGTTGGAAGCAATGCCGTTGTAACAAATAAGGGTTGTTTAACTCATCCTTTAGTTGAAGATGATGAGCTTGAATTTTTAAAAAGCTTATTTAAAGTGGAGTATATTGGCAAAGGAACAGCAAATAAAGGAACAACTTCCGTTGGTGCTTGCATTATAGCAAATTCTAAAGGGGCTATAGTTGGCGGAGACACTACTGGACCAGAGCTTTTAATGATTGAAGATGCCTTAGGGCTGATTTAA
- the cobT gene encoding nicotinate mononucleotide-dependent phosphoribosyltransferase CobT, which yields MGIITINENNFLDKIKGKTPLFTCVISSIETTLSIPISGVHRDVIKYTPSADVELVFYGKSLTLKTPPIDATGSPTPATITRACVELKNIKNLHIDAGAFVKPKIPFIEVDEKPTGKIEEGKAMNNSKELYMKGYLLGKNLDAEMLIVGESVPGGTTTALGVLLGLGYDAEGKVSSGSINNPHELKIKVVREGLKKANINENSSVFDVLNAVGDKMMPVVAGLAISFAEKNKPVILAGGTQMSAVLAVIKEINKEVLDKNLIAIGTTEFVLNDRKGDLKGIVEQIGEVPILASKFYFEKAKIEGLKNYCKGSVKEGVGAGGVAVYSIANGLEPAKIREFIENKFNEWYKK from the coding sequence ATGGGAATAATAACAATAAATGAAAATAACTTCTTAGACAAAATTAAAGGAAAAACCCCATTATTTACTTGTGTAATCTCATCAATAGAGACAACTCTATCAATTCCAATATCTGGAGTTCATAGAGATGTTATTAAATACACACCATCTGCAGATGTCGAGCTTGTTTTTTATGGAAAGTCATTAACTTTAAAGACACCACCAATAGATGCCACTGGCTCACCAACACCAGCAACCATAACAAGGGCGTGCGTTGAGCTAAAAAACATAAAAAACTTACACATAGATGCTGGAGCTTTTGTTAAGCCAAAGATACCTTTTATAGAGGTAGATGAAAAGCCAACAGGAAAGATAGAAGAAGGTAAGGCAATGAACAACTCAAAAGAGCTATATATGAAGGGCTATCTCTTAGGAAAAAACTTGGATGCTGAGATGCTAATTGTTGGAGAGAGTGTTCCTGGTGGAACTACAACTGCTTTAGGGGTTTTACTTGGCTTGGGATATGACGCAGAGGGAAAGGTTAGCTCCGGCTCTATAAACAACCCGCATGAGTTAAAGATAAAGGTTGTTAGAGAGGGTTTAAAAAAGGCAAATATAAATGAAAATTCATCTGTTTTTGATGTTTTAAATGCTGTTGGAGATAAGATGATGCCAGTTGTTGCAGGTTTAGCTATAAGCTTTGCTGAAAAAAACAAACCCGTTATCTTAGCTGGAGGAACACAGATGAGTGCTGTCTTAGCAGTTATAAAAGAGATTAACAAAGAGGTTTTAGATAAAAACTTAATAGCCATAGGAACAACTGAATTTGTTTTAAATGATAGAAAAGGGGATTTAAAGGGAATAGTTGAGCAGATTGGAGAAGTTCCAATATTGGCATCTAAGTTTTATTTTGAGAAGGCAAAAATTGAAGGTTTGAAAAATTACTGCAAAGGTTCTGTGAAGGAAGGAGTTGGTGCTGGAGGAGTAGCAGTTTATAGTATAGCTAATGGCTTAGAACCTGCAAAAATAAGAGAGTTTATAGAAAATAAATTTAATGAATGGTATAAAAAATAA
- a CDS encoding phosphoadenosine phosphosulfate reductase family protein, producing MRCSICVHTSKTKKIINYEGKPICVDCLTMLKYPPNFEKMKKEVEEILYNLKKEGWKYHCVLAFSGGKDSVLALKLLREEFKLNPLCVMVDNKYMAKEAIENALNVTKHYNVDLMILNRDYTDLFEDAIKRGESPCRRCSRLILREVWRIAKMLGLKYVITGHELPFGHSAVRDMKEGIKMIRLLAPYKFKEEEKYKMLEDLPWKKPNLGGYTTNCLVLGVALERFYDKYGFSFEIDRVATLVRLGLLSKDRAEEALERPKVPKEVYEELKRRGLNI from the coding sequence ATGAGATGTTCAATCTGTGTTCATACATCAAAAACAAAAAAGATAATTAACTATGAAGGAAAGCCAATATGTGTAGATTGTTTGACAATGCTAAAATATCCTCCAAACTTTGAAAAAATGAAGAAAGAGGTTGAAGAAATTTTATATAATTTAAAAAAGGAGGGATGGAAATATCACTGTGTCTTGGCATTTTCTGGTGGAAAAGATAGTGTTTTAGCATTAAAATTATTGAGAGAGGAATTTAAACTAAATCCTTTATGTGTTATGGTTGATAATAAGTATATGGCTAAGGAGGCAATAGAAAATGCCCTAAATGTAACTAAACATTACAATGTTGATTTAATGATTTTAAATAGAGATTATACAGACTTGTTTGAGGATGCGATAAAAAGAGGGGAAAGTCCTTGTAGAAGATGTTCAAGGCTTATATTAAGGGAGGTTTGGAGAATAGCTAAGATGTTGGGTTTGAAATATGTAATTACAGGGCATGAATTGCCGTTTGGACACTCTGCAGTAAGGGATATGAAGGAAGGCATAAAGATGATAAGGTTATTAGCCCCCTATAAATTTAAAGAAGAGGAGAAATATAAAATGTTAGAAGATTTACCCTGGAAAAAACCAAATTTAGGAGGATATACGACAAATTGCTTAGTGCTTGGTGTAGCATTGGAGAGATTTTATGACAAATATGGTTTTAGCTTTGAGATTGATAGAGTTGCTACACTTGTTAGATTGGGATTGTTGTCTAAAGATAGAGCTGAGGAGGCATTGGAAAGACCTAAAGTTCCTAAAGAGGTTTATGAAGAGTTGAAGAGGAGAGGATTAAACATATAA
- a CDS encoding CDP-2,3-bis-(O-geranylgeranyl)-sn-glycerol synthase: protein MFYRLLFASLWYILPAYVANASACIFGGGTPVDLGKNFIDGRRLIGNGVTYRGCIFGIICGTLVGLIQGILVDFNIFNSLDFYGTVLDHVILAFFLSTGAIVGDAVGGFIKRRLNIERGKPAPLLDQLDFVIGALAFGYIVAPIPYEMIIIICLFTVFIHLLGNIIAYKLGIKDVWW, encoded by the coding sequence ATGTTTTATAGGTTGTTGTTTGCATCACTTTGGTATATACTACCAGCTTATGTGGCAAATGCATCAGCGTGTATATTTGGCGGAGGAACTCCAGTAGATTTAGGAAAAAATTTTATTGACGGAAGGAGATTAATAGGTAATGGAGTAACATATAGAGGTTGTATTTTTGGTATTATTTGTGGAACATTAGTTGGGTTAATCCAAGGAATTTTAGTGGATTTCAATATTTTTAACAGCTTAGATTTTTACGGCACTGTTTTAGACCATGTTATATTGGCCTTCTTTTTATCTACTGGGGCAATTGTTGGTGATGCAGTAGGTGGCTTTATAAAAAGGAGATTAAATATTGAGAGAGGTAAACCAGCCCCACTGTTAGACCAACTTGACTTTGTTATTGGAGCTTTAGCATTTGGCTACATTGTAGCTCCAATACCTTATGAAATGATAATAATAATCTGCCTATTTACAGTGTTCATCCATCTACTTGGAAATATAATCGCCTATAAATTAGGTATTAAGGATGTTTGGTGGTAG
- a CDS encoding ACT domain-containing protein, with amino-acid sequence MITIDIELKDKPGELLKVLTPISKHGANVISVIHSREEKRGGKVPVRIVIDVEDKEKLKNILEDLEKEGAIIKKIDGKDKKVYLDVVVIGHVVDTNVRDTIDRINEIGLVEDLDLIMPHPDKESSAMMRIIIDEDKIEELFYLFEELEKEKGLLFIKSIF; translated from the coding sequence ATGATAACAATAGATATTGAGCTAAAAGACAAGCCTGGAGAATTATTAAAAGTTTTAACTCCAATATCAAAGCATGGAGCTAATGTAATAAGTGTTATCCATTCAAGAGAGGAAAAAAGAGGAGGTAAAGTCCCTGTAAGGATTGTTATTGATGTTGAGGATAAGGAAAAATTAAAAAATATTTTGGAAGATTTAGAAAAGGAAGGGGCGATAATTAAAAAAATAGATGGGAAGGATAAAAAGGTTTATTTAGATGTTGTTGTTATTGGGCATGTTGTTGATACCAATGTGAGAGATACAATTGATAGGATAAATGAGATAGGGCTTGTTGAAGATTTGGATTTAATTATGCCACATCCAGATAAAGAATCATCAGCAATGATGAGAATTATTATTGATGAAGATAAGATAGAGGAGCTTTTTTATCTATTTGAGGAGTTAGAGAAGGAAAAGGGGCTATTATTTATCAAATCTATATTTTAA
- a CDS encoding homoserine dehydrogenase, producing the protein MDIIIVGFGAIGKGVARVLYEKREYLKKNYEEFRVVAITDSSGAAIDEDGLDLLKAIEVKEKTGKIKNYPEKGREVSSIDVIRNVDADVVVEVTPSNLETGEPAKTHILESFKNKKHVVTANKGPLALCYRELIEEAKKYNVIFRHEASVGGAMPIINLAKETLAGNEILSIRGILNGTTNYILTKMEKEGLDFETALKEAKELGIAETDPTQDIEGLDTAAKIVILANSIMGMNKTIKDVKVKGIKRITPEALFLANKRGYTIKLIGQIKDGYLIVEPMLVPIDSPLNVKGTLNVAMFETDLAKEVVVVGRGAGPIETASAILSDLIHIYLSTKK; encoded by the coding sequence ATGGACATAATTATCGTTGGATTTGGAGCGATAGGAAAGGGAGTTGCTAGGGTTTTATATGAGAAAAGAGAATATTTAAAGAAAAACTATGAAGAGTTTAGAGTTGTTGCTATAACAGATAGTTCTGGAGCAGCAATAGATGAAGATGGTTTAGATTTACTAAAAGCAATAGAAGTTAAAGAGAAGACAGGAAAAATTAAAAATTATCCAGAGAAAGGAAGAGAAGTTAGCTCTATAGATGTTATAAGAAATGTTGATGCGGATGTTGTTGTTGAAGTAACACCATCAAACTTAGAAACAGGAGAACCAGCTAAAACTCACATCTTAGAAAGTTTTAAAAATAAAAAACATGTTGTGACAGCTAATAAAGGGCCTTTAGCTTTATGTTATAGAGAGTTGATTGAGGAGGCAAAAAAGTATAATGTTATTTTTAGGCATGAGGCTTCAGTTGGAGGAGCTATGCCAATAATAAACTTGGCTAAGGAAACACTGGCAGGAAATGAAATTTTATCAATAAGAGGAATTTTAAATGGAACAACCAACTACATTCTAACAAAGATGGAGAAAGAGGGCTTAGATTTTGAAACTGCATTAAAAGAAGCCAAAGAATTAGGGATAGCTGAAACAGACCCAACTCAAGATATTGAGGGTTTAGACACTGCAGCAAAGATTGTTATCTTAGCAAACTCAATTATGGGAATGAATAAAACAATAAAAGATGTGAAAGTTAAGGGAATAAAGAGAATAACTCCAGAAGCTCTATTTTTAGCCAATAAGAGAGGATACACAATAAAATTAATTGGGCAGATTAAAGATGGATATTTGATTGTTGAGCCAATGCTTGTTCCAATAGACAGTCCGTTAAATGTTAAAGGAACTTTAAATGTCGCAATGTTTGAAACTGATTTGGCAAAAGAGGTTGTTGTTGTCGGAAGAGGGGCTGGGCCTATAGAAACTGCCTCAGCTATTTTAAGTGATTTAATACACATCTACCTCTCTACTAAAAAATAA
- the ahcY gene encoding adenosylhomocysteinase has translation MYAVRDINLWKEGERKIEWAKQHMPVLNLIRERFKEEKPFKGITIGMALHLEAKTAVLAETLMEGGAKIAITGCNPLSTQDDVAAACAKKGMHVYAWRGETVEEYYENLNKVLDHEPDIVIDDGCDLIFLLHTKRTELLDNIMGGCEETTTGIIRLKAMEKEGALKFPVMDVNDAYTKHLFDNRYGTGQSALDGILRATNLLIAGKTVVVAGYGWCGRGVAMRAKGLGAEVVVTEVNPIRALEARMDGFRVMKMEKAAEIGDIFITTTGCKDVIRKEHILKMKNGAILANAGHFDNEINKKHLQELAKSVREVRNCVTEYDLGDKKIYLLGEGRLVNLACADGHPCEVMDMSFANQALAAEYILKNHDKLEPRVYNIPYEQDLMIASLKLKAMGIEIDELTEEQKKYLEDWREGT, from the coding sequence ATGTATGCAGTTAGAGACATAAACCTTTGGAAAGAAGGAGAAAGAAAGATTGAATGGGCTAAACAACACATGCCAGTTTTAAATTTAATTAGGGAGAGATTTAAAGAAGAAAAGCCATTTAAAGGAATAACAATAGGAATGGCTTTACACTTAGAGGCAAAGACAGCTGTTTTGGCAGAAACATTGATGGAAGGAGGAGCAAAAATAGCTATAACTGGCTGTAATCCTTTATCTACACAGGATGATGTTGCTGCTGCTTGTGCAAAGAAGGGAATGCACGTCTATGCATGGAGGGGAGAGACGGTTGAAGAGTATTATGAAAATCTAAACAAAGTTTTAGACCATGAGCCAGATATTGTTATAGATGATGGTTGCGACTTAATATTTTTGTTGCATACAAAGAGAACTGAACTCTTGGATAATATAATGGGTGGCTGTGAAGAAACAACAACTGGGATTATTAGATTAAAAGCCATGGAAAAAGAAGGAGCTTTAAAATTCCCAGTTATGGATGTGAATGATGCATATACAAAGCATCTATTTGATAACAGGTATGGGACTGGACAGAGTGCATTAGATGGGATTCTGAGAGCAACTAACTTGCTAATTGCTGGAAAAACTGTTGTTGTAGCGGGCTATGGATGGTGTGGTAGAGGAGTTGCGATGAGAGCTAAGGGATTGGGTGCAGAGGTTGTTGTTACTGAAGTTAATCCAATCAGAGCTTTAGAGGCGAGAATGGATGGATTTAGGGTTATGAAGATGGAAAAAGCGGCTGAAATTGGAGACATATTTATAACAACAACTGGATGTAAGGATGTTATTAGAAAGGAGCATATATTGAAGATGAAAAATGGAGCTATTTTAGCAAATGCTGGACACTTTGACAATGAGATTAATAAAAAACACTTACAAGAGTTAGCTAAATCAGTAAGGGAAGTTAGGAATTGCGTAACTGAATACGATTTAGGAGATAAAAAGATATATCTGTTAGGGGAGGGGAGGTTGGTTAATTTAGCGTGTGCAGATGGGCATCCGTGTGAGGTTATGGACATGAGCTTTGCCAATCAAGCCTTAGCTGCTGAATATATCCTAAAAAATCATGATAAGTTAGAGCCAAGGGTTTATAACATCCCTTATGAGCAAGATTTAATGATTGCCTCCCTAAAGCTAAAGGCTATGGGCATTGAGATTGATGAATTAACTGAAGAGCAGAAGAAATACTTAGAAGATTGGAGAGAGGGAACTTAA
- a CDS encoding roadblock/LC7 domain-containing protein produces MIAIENKKVNEVNETLSHLLKDLKNVEGFVIVSKDSFVKVGNIDGEDLERISRHIAVVMGSSEMLYKRFDDEIEYIEIKGKKHKIVLYNLDDFVFAVIGNVNAGEIKEKVMGLKFNNIESLTAENVIEDIAL; encoded by the coding sequence ATGATAGCAATAGAAAACAAAAAAGTAAATGAGGTAAATGAAACACTTTCACATCTATTAAAAGATTTAAAAAATGTTGAAGGATTTGTTATAGTTTCAAAAGACTCCTTTGTTAAAGTTGGAAATATCGACGGAGAAGATTTAGAGAGAATATCGAGACATATAGCCGTTGTTATGGGAAGTTCAGAGATGCTTTATAAGAGATTCGACGATGAAATTGAATACATTGAGATTAAAGGAAAAAAGCATAAAATAGTCTTATACAACTTAGATGATTTTGTGTTTGCAGTTATTGGTAATGTTAATGCTGGTGAAATAAAAGAGAAGGTTATGGGATTAAAGTTTAATAATATCGAGAGTTTAACAGCCGAAAATGTTATTGAAGACATTGCCCTCTAA
- a CDS encoding LL-diaminopimelate aminotransferase: MDSYIQNLFAERIGGKKFGKEDVIYKFEKIKRAKQEAMKKHPDMELIDMGVGEPDEMADPEVIKVLCEEAKKWENRGYADNGIQELKDAVPPYMEKVYGVKDIDPVNEVIHSIGSKPALAYITSAFINPGDVTLMTVPGYPVTATHTKWYGGEVYNLPLLEENDFLPDLDSIPEDIKKRAKILYLNYPNNPTGAQATKKFYKEVVDFAFENEVIVVQDAAYGALVYDGKPLSFLSVKDAKEVGVEIHSFSKAFNMTGWRLAFLVGNELIIKAFATVKDNFDSGQFIPIQKAGIYCLQHPEITERVRQKYERRLRKMVKILNEVGFKAKMPGGTFYLYVKSPTKANGIEFKTAEDFSQYLIKEKLISTVPWDDAGHYLRLAACFVAKDENGNPTTEEKYEDIVLEEFKRRLEGMDLEFE; the protein is encoded by the coding sequence ATGGACAGCTACATACAAAACTTATTTGCTGAAAGGATTGGGGGAAAGAAGTTTGGTAAGGAAGATGTAATTTACAAATTTGAGAAGATTAAGAGAGCAAAGCAAGAGGCTATGAAAAAACATCCAGATATGGAATTAATAGATATGGGTGTTGGAGAGCCAGATGAAATGGCAGACCCAGAGGTTATAAAAGTTTTGTGCGAAGAGGCTAAAAAATGGGAAAATAGAGGTTATGCTGACAATGGAATTCAAGAGCTTAAAGATGCCGTTCCTCCATACATGGAAAAGGTTTATGGAGTTAAAGATATAGACCCAGTAAATGAGGTTATACACTCAATAGGCTCAAAGCCAGCTTTAGCTTATATAACTTCAGCATTTATAAACCCCGGAGATGTAACCCTAATGACAGTTCCTGGTTATCCAGTTACAGCAACACACACAAAATGGTATGGAGGAGAGGTTTATAATTTACCATTGTTAGAAGAGAATGACTTCCTACCAGATTTAGATAGCATTCCAGAGGATATTAAGAAGAGGGCAAAGATATTATACTTGAATTATCCAAACAACCCAACTGGGGCACAAGCTACAAAGAAGTTTTACAAAGAAGTTGTTGATTTTGCATTTGAGAATGAGGTTATCGTTGTTCAAGATGCTGCCTATGGGGCGTTGGTTTATGATGGAAAGCCTCTCTCATTCTTATCAGTTAAAGATGCTAAGGAGGTTGGAGTTGAAATCCACAGCTTCTCAAAGGCATTTAACATGACTGGATGGAGATTGGCATTCTTAGTTGGAAATGAGCTAATTATTAAGGCATTTGCAACAGTTAAAGATAACTTTGATAGTGGGCAGTTCATTCCAATTCAAAAGGCTGGAATTTACTGCTTACAACATCCAGAAATAACTGAAAGAGTTAGGCAAAAGTATGAGAGAAGATTAAGAAAGATGGTTAAAATATTAAATGAGGTTGGTTTTAAAGCAAAAATGCCTGGAGGAACTTTCTACTTGTATGTTAAATCTCCTACAAAAGCCAATGGCATTGAATTTAAAACAGCAGAGGACTTTTCTCAATACTTAATTAAAGAGAAATTAATTTCAACAGTTCCGTGGGATGATGCTGGGCATTACTTAAGATTGGCTGCATGCTTTGTAGCTAAGGATGAAAACGGAAATCCAACAACAGAAGAGAAGTATGAGGATATTGTTTTAGAGGAGTTTAAGAGAAGATTGGAAGGGATGGATTTGGAGTTTGAATAA
- a CDS encoding DUF357 domain-containing protein has product MNKEITEEKLNNYFKRTEEAIKIIKKGMPPKRSLLYDVAKDFLLMIESYFEDAKAFKERGDYVTAFASLNYAYGWIDAGVRLGLFDVGDDDVRFTLAK; this is encoded by the coding sequence TTGAATAAAGAAATAACTGAAGAGAAGCTAAATAATTATTTTAAAAGAACAGAGGAGGCAATAAAGATTATTAAAAAAGGCATGCCACCAAAGAGAAGTTTATTGTATGATGTTGCTAAGGATTTTTTATTGATGATAGAGAGCTATTTTGAAGATGCTAAGGCATTTAAAGAGAGAGGGGATTATGTAACTGCCTTTGCCTCATTAAATTATGCCTATGGATGGATTGATGCGGGTGTTAGGTTGGGATTGTTTGATGTTGGGGATGATGATGTGAGGTTTACACTTGCTAAGTGA